The following proteins are encoded in a genomic region of Paraburkholderia flagellata:
- a CDS encoding enoyl-CoA hydratase-related protein — protein sequence MHNEYFQISNDSGIAHLQLNRPDRFNTMGLAFFSGLRDAVLTLDDVGDTRALVVSSTGKHFSAGMALDVFTSATDVFDNSSPRARLGFQHALRNLMDCFDTLDQVRFPVICAIQGGCIGGGLDLAVACDIRICTTDAFFALQETQIGMTADLGVLQRLPKIIPAGVARQMAYTSERLSAERALAVGLVNAVLPDAEALLRHAMELARTIASKSPLAVAGCKTAINFARDHSTSESLRHMALLQSAIFDTHDLAEAISAWHGERQGRFDALSSLTTRETGNPR from the coding sequence ATGCATAACGAGTACTTTCAGATCAGCAACGATTCCGGCATCGCACATCTCCAGCTGAACCGTCCCGACAGGTTCAATACGATGGGCCTGGCCTTTTTCAGCGGGTTGCGCGACGCCGTGCTGACGCTCGATGACGTGGGCGACACTCGTGCCCTCGTCGTCAGTTCCACCGGAAAGCATTTTTCGGCCGGCATGGCGCTCGACGTGTTCACCAGCGCGACGGATGTGTTTGACAACAGCAGTCCACGGGCGAGGTTGGGTTTCCAGCATGCGTTGAGAAATCTGATGGATTGCTTCGATACGCTCGATCAGGTCCGGTTTCCCGTCATCTGCGCGATTCAGGGCGGTTGCATCGGCGGAGGCCTCGATCTCGCCGTCGCCTGCGACATTCGCATTTGCACGACCGATGCATTCTTCGCGCTGCAGGAAACTCAGATCGGCATGACGGCAGACCTCGGTGTGCTACAACGCCTGCCGAAGATCATTCCCGCCGGCGTGGCTCGCCAGATGGCCTACACCAGTGAGCGGTTGAGCGCCGAGCGTGCATTGGCAGTCGGCCTCGTGAATGCCGTGTTGCCCGATGCCGAGGCGCTGCTCCGACACGCGATGGAGCTGGCCCGAACCATCGCGTCGAAGTCCCCGCTGGCCGTTGCCGGGTGCAAGACTGCGATCAACTTCGCGCGCGACCACAGTACGTCTGAGTCTCTGCGACATATGGCCTTGCTGCAAAGCGCCATATTCGATACCCACGACCTCGCCGAGGCGATCTCCGCGTGGCATGGAGAGCGGCAGGGTCGGTTCGACGCACTGTCGTCGCTGACAACCCGCGAGACGGGTAATCCGCGGTGA
- a CDS encoding 4Fe-4S dicluster domain-containing protein has protein sequence MSKWNLVIKVGQCENCHNCVIAARDEHVGNDFPGYAAPAAVEAESPIRILRRVQGGSHMVETTYLPVMCNHCDDAPCMRVGGSAIRKRADGIVIIDPVKARGRKDIVKSCPYKAIIWNEELQLPQTWIFDAHLLDQGWPRPRCQQSCPTDVFETVKLDDTAMAEKASREGLKVLRPNLGTKPRVWYSGLERWETCFIGGSVSAQMGEVVECVTDAVVALYVGNEKMAETVSDGFGDFRFGGLARGSGAYRVEIRHALGNASRKCELDESVYLGEIRLAQATNGAGVA, from the coding sequence ATGAGCAAGTGGAATCTGGTTATCAAGGTCGGGCAATGCGAGAACTGCCACAACTGCGTGATCGCCGCGCGAGATGAGCACGTGGGCAACGACTTTCCCGGTTACGCCGCACCCGCTGCGGTCGAGGCCGAAAGCCCCATCCGCATCCTGCGCCGGGTCCAGGGCGGCTCGCACATGGTGGAAACCACGTACCTGCCGGTCATGTGCAATCACTGTGACGACGCGCCGTGCATGCGTGTGGGAGGCAGCGCCATTCGCAAGCGCGCCGACGGCATCGTCATCATCGACCCGGTCAAGGCGCGGGGTCGGAAGGACATCGTGAAGTCGTGCCCATACAAGGCGATCATCTGGAATGAAGAGCTTCAACTGCCGCAGACCTGGATCTTCGATGCCCATCTGCTCGATCAGGGTTGGCCCCGGCCGCGTTGCCAGCAATCGTGTCCCACCGACGTCTTCGAGACGGTCAAGCTGGATGACACAGCGATGGCGGAAAAGGCTAGCCGCGAGGGGCTCAAGGTATTGCGGCCCAACCTGGGCACGAAGCCTCGCGTGTGGTACAGCGGCCTCGAGCGGTGGGAAACCTGTTTCATCGGCGGAAGCGTCAGCGCGCAGATGGGAGAAGTTGTCGAGTGCGTCACGGATGCAGTCGTCGCCCTGTACGTCGGCAATGAGAAGATGGCTGAAACCGTCTCCGATGGCTTCGGCGATTTTCGGTTTGGCGGCCTGGCCAGGGGAAGCGGCGCCTACCGGGTCGAAATTCGTCATGCCCTCGGCAACGCCTCGCGCAAATGCGAATTGGACGAAAGCGTCTACCTGGGCGAGATCAGGCTGGCCCAGGCGACAAATGGCGCGGGGGTCGCTTGA
- a CDS encoding molybdopterin-dependent oxidoreductase, translated as MKRQVLKSILFALPKVLDLTARRFPHYRERLKERDLVAWIGLMDRSLGRAIEIRNGHIQSRACNHARADVSMLFKDVATALKFLSPRQDYAEIIHAAKNFKVVTEGEDELLVWFMQTLSMMQTIGLPMGTPMRDGTHRYATCTNGGPLFVYVRDGRIVRVTPVDLDGKDAASWEIEARGRRFSPPRRGLVAPHALAIKSLVYSDKRILSPMKRVDFDPDGERNVQNRGKSAYLPISWDEALDIVAKEINRQKRVHGPGSITFPMSSHHQWGNVGYYLSALTRFANLIGFTRVAANPDSWEGWYWGAMHHFGNSMRVGVPSGYGGIEDCLREAEMIVFWSSDPESTNGAYAGFEGTPRRLWAKELGIEFVHIDPHCNPTAQLLGGRWIPVRPQTDAALATAIMHVWVVEGLYDEDYVATRTTGFDEWRAYLLGKTDGVPKTPEWQQSETGVPAQDVRALARLWGKKKVYLAVGMTGAGFGGAGRGATGAQWARCMIMMMAMQGWGKPGINFGCLEIGVPHDLHFYFPGYADGGMSGDLAWTANAVNNYQRMPHILTMNPVKQMVPRQQLPDAIINGHATGYLWDGMSQEAQFAPFSYPMPGYSPIHMIYRYGGSAFSTVTKSGRWADAYRHPSIEFVVNQSIWMEGEAQFADIILPACTSLERWDIGEWSNSGGYAHHGFSTVNHRMVMMQHKCIEPLGESRSDYDIFTAILTRLGLGGVFTEGCGELDWVKRVFDSSDLPDHISWRNFCRKGYFVVPPEKPELRHPVDMRWFAEGRRKDLQEPHPMPSQYAEKFGMGLQTPSGKLEFVPELLKRHTADNPERPPLNRYIPSWEGLRSELAQRYPLQLIATHSRYSFHTQCDGKNSSVNSVEDHRALIGGHRFWLLRLGPADAVERGIAHRDLVKVYNDRGAVICAADVSPLVAAGVVKSYEASAEFQFIEIAGERVEIGGCMNMLTPDRPQTAGTSSMSPNSCLVQVEKWKGADAFMLGLAA; from the coding sequence ATGAAGCGACAAGTACTCAAATCGATTCTGTTTGCGCTGCCCAAGGTACTCGATCTGACGGCGCGCCGCTTCCCCCACTATCGTGAGCGCCTCAAGGAGCGAGACCTGGTTGCCTGGATCGGGCTGATGGATCGAAGCCTCGGTCGTGCCATCGAGATCAGGAACGGACACATCCAGTCGCGGGCATGCAATCATGCGCGAGCCGACGTGAGCATGCTGTTCAAGGATGTCGCCACGGCACTCAAGTTTCTTTCTCCGCGCCAGGACTATGCCGAGATCATTCATGCGGCGAAGAACTTCAAGGTAGTGACCGAGGGCGAGGATGAACTGCTGGTGTGGTTCATGCAGACGCTCAGCATGATGCAAACCATCGGCCTGCCGATGGGTACGCCAATGCGAGACGGCACACACCGGTACGCCACCTGCACGAACGGCGGCCCGTTGTTTGTCTACGTCAGGGATGGTCGCATCGTTCGGGTGACGCCTGTCGATCTGGACGGCAAGGATGCCGCCAGTTGGGAGATCGAGGCCCGCGGGCGCCGCTTCAGCCCCCCACGGCGAGGTCTGGTTGCGCCGCACGCGTTGGCGATCAAGTCGCTTGTCTACTCGGACAAGCGCATTCTTAGTCCGATGAAGCGGGTCGACTTCGATCCTGACGGGGAGCGCAATGTGCAGAATCGCGGCAAGTCGGCTTATTTGCCGATCAGCTGGGATGAGGCACTGGACATCGTCGCGAAGGAGATTAACCGGCAAAAACGCGTTCACGGTCCCGGTTCAATTACATTCCCGATGTCGTCCCATCACCAGTGGGGCAATGTTGGCTACTACCTGAGTGCGCTAACGCGATTCGCCAACCTGATCGGCTTCACGCGGGTGGCTGCGAACCCGGATAGCTGGGAGGGATGGTACTGGGGCGCGATGCATCACTTTGGCAACTCGATGCGCGTGGGCGTGCCGTCAGGCTATGGCGGCATCGAAGATTGCCTGAGGGAGGCGGAGATGATCGTCTTCTGGTCCTCCGACCCGGAAAGCACCAACGGGGCTTACGCGGGATTTGAGGGCACGCCGCGGCGTTTGTGGGCGAAGGAACTGGGAATCGAATTTGTTCACATCGATCCGCATTGCAATCCGACTGCGCAGTTGCTGGGTGGGCGCTGGATTCCCGTGCGTCCGCAAACCGATGCAGCTCTCGCGACCGCCATCATGCACGTTTGGGTCGTGGAGGGTCTGTACGACGAGGATTACGTTGCCACGCGTACGACCGGCTTCGATGAGTGGCGCGCCTACTTGTTGGGGAAAACCGACGGTGTGCCGAAGACCCCCGAATGGCAGCAGTCAGAGACGGGCGTTCCCGCCCAGGATGTGCGTGCGCTCGCGCGCCTGTGGGGTAAGAAGAAGGTCTATCTCGCCGTTGGCATGACCGGTGCGGGATTCGGTGGCGCAGGACGCGGCGCGACTGGGGCGCAGTGGGCGCGCTGCATGATCATGATGATGGCGATGCAGGGGTGGGGTAAGCCAGGCATCAATTTCGGGTGTCTGGAGATCGGTGTTCCGCACGACCTGCACTTCTATTTCCCGGGCTACGCAGACGGTGGCATGTCCGGCGACCTCGCATGGACTGCCAATGCGGTGAACAACTACCAGCGAATGCCGCACATTCTGACCATGAATCCCGTCAAGCAAATGGTCCCGCGGCAGCAGCTACCCGACGCCATCATCAATGGCCACGCAACGGGATACCTTTGGGACGGCATGTCACAGGAAGCGCAGTTCGCGCCGTTCAGCTACCCGATGCCCGGCTATTCGCCGATTCACATGATCTATCGTTATGGCGGATCTGCTTTCAGCACCGTCACGAAATCCGGACGCTGGGCCGACGCCTACCGCCACCCGAGCATCGAGTTCGTGGTCAACCAGTCGATCTGGATGGAGGGCGAGGCGCAGTTCGCAGATATCATTCTGCCGGCGTGCACGTCGCTGGAACGATGGGATATTGGCGAATGGTCGAATTCGGGCGGATATGCCCATCACGGCTTCAGCACCGTTAATCATCGAATGGTGATGATGCAACACAAATGCATCGAGCCGCTGGGCGAGTCGCGCTCCGATTACGACATCTTCACTGCCATTCTGACCCGTCTCGGGCTTGGCGGCGTGTTCACCGAAGGATGCGGCGAACTTGATTGGGTCAAGAGAGTGTTCGACTCGTCGGATCTGCCGGATCACATTTCGTGGCGAAACTTCTGCCGCAAAGGCTATTTCGTTGTGCCGCCCGAAAAGCCTGAACTGCGGCACCCGGTGGACATGCGTTGGTTCGCGGAAGGCCGTCGCAAGGATCTTCAGGAACCGCATCCGATGCCGTCACAGTACGCCGAAAAGTTCGGCATGGGGTTGCAGACGCCCAGCGGCAAGCTCGAGTTCGTGCCGGAGTTGCTGAAGCGTCACACCGCAGACAACCCCGAGCGGCCGCCGCTGAACCGGTATATCCCGTCCTGGGAAGGGCTGCGCAGCGAACTGGCCCAGCGCTATCCGCTGCAACTGATTGCGACTCACAGCCGGTACAGCTTCCATACTCAATGCGACGGCAAGAATTCGTCGGTCAACAGCGTGGAGGATCATCGCGCGTTGATCGGTGGCCATCGCTTCTGGCTGCTGCGGCTGGGTCCCGCGGACGCAGTGGAGCGAGGCATCGCCCATCGCGATCTCGTCAAAGTCTATAACGACCGCGGCGCGGTCATTTGTGCCGCTGACGTGTCGCCTCTGGTCGCCGCCGGCGTCGTCAAGTCGTACGAGGCGAGCGCTGAATTCCAGTTCATCGAAATCGCCGGCGAGCGTGTCGAGATCGGTGGCTGCATGAACATGCTCACTCCTGACCGGCCCCAGACGGCGGGCACGAGCAGCATGAGCCCGAATTCATGCCTCGTGCAGGTTGAAAAGTGGAAGGGCGCCGACGCGTTCATGCTCGGTCTCGCAGCGTGA
- a CDS encoding OmpW/AlkL family protein — MIRSGGLAVCICSAAIAGKANAQTAGSFTVATGWLHVAPQSSATPLTVESVGGMTVNHPLPGSGAHATSTDTMGITTEYYVTDHIGVATLIGLPLTVNLVGDGTLAKYGTLGSTRPMPPALVLRYHLFNAQSKFRPFVGLGVNYTWFTQVRTTNSQFVTDSLGPGGSAHASLSSSWNPVFEIGAYYAISNHWSVGASVGYVPVKTHLTLDGTTANGTQIVSRSTIRLNPVNVFLNVAYTF; from the coding sequence ATGATTCGCTCCGGCGGTCTGGCGGTTTGCATCTGCTCGGCTGCGATTGCCGGTAAGGCGAACGCCCAGACGGCTGGGAGCTTTACCGTGGCAACGGGGTGGCTGCATGTCGCGCCGCAGAGCAGCGCAACGCCGCTCACTGTGGAAAGCGTGGGTGGAATGACGGTGAACCACCCGCTACCCGGTAGCGGGGCGCACGCGACGTCCACGGATACGATGGGAATCACGACAGAGTATTACGTCACTGATCACATCGGCGTTGCCACCCTCATTGGGCTCCCATTGACAGTGAATCTGGTTGGCGATGGCACGCTCGCGAAGTACGGCACCCTTGGCTCGACGCGGCCGATGCCGCCCGCTCTCGTCCTTCGCTACCACCTGTTCAACGCCCAGTCGAAATTTCGTCCCTTCGTCGGGTTGGGTGTGAACTATACCTGGTTCACCCAGGTTCGCACGACCAACAGTCAATTTGTCACTGACAGCCTTGGTCCGGGCGGGTCTGCACACGCATCTCTCAGTTCGTCCTGGAACCCGGTATTCGAAATCGGGGCGTACTACGCGATTTCAAACCACTGGTCTGTCGGAGCCAGCGTCGGTTACGTTCCCGTGAAGACTCACCTGACGCTGGACGGGACGACGGCAAACGGGACGCAAATCGTTTCCCGATCGACGATCCGGCTTAATCCCGTGAATGTCTTCCTGAACGTCGCCTACACGTTCTAG
- a CDS encoding acyl-CoA synthetase has translation MKDVANAQDVLAVEAKGQLVDLPSNTYEMIRRGAAINPSAPALSFFLTADDYASPECWTYSELVGDITRAANLFLRLGAQRDTVIAYVLPNLPETHFVIWGGEAAGIVCAINPLLESEAIGELLKVSGASVLVTLAPFPGAGTELWQKVQSVLHDVPALRDLVLVNLADRFPGGKGFAARMLQRGESARLHGEGGVRSAVPAQIRIHDFTTVHSSESGVMLNGSRRLSIDDVSSCFCTGGTTGLPKIAMRRHHNEVANAWNAGRFLGESIGPGKTIFCGLPLFHVNAVMVTGLLAFSRGAHVVLGTPQGYRGEGVVKRFWEIVEHYCINFFSAVPTLYGSLLDVPVGESDIGSLEYGLCGAAPMPVELLRNFERHTGIRILEGYGLTEGACVSSVNPPFGERRAGSIGLCLPGQAMKAVVVDEAGRYVRDCAVDEVGQLVISGPNVFVGYSRPEQDSGIWTDLGDGERWLNTGDLGRCDAEGYFWLTGRKKELIIRGGHNIDPAAIEEALHRHPAVQIAAAVGRPDVHAGELPVAYVQLKPGVTATEADLADFLRDRISERAALPKGIRVVDTMPLTAVGKIFKPALKRREVADALRWALAEAGVNNVTVNIAEDTSRGIEVHVDLPDADSEAMARSTLGRFPFCFSLTVPENPVGE, from the coding sequence ATGAAAGACGTCGCGAACGCGCAGGATGTCCTTGCGGTTGAAGCAAAGGGACAACTGGTGGATCTTCCGTCGAATACGTACGAAATGATTCGGCGCGGCGCTGCCATTAATCCATCGGCGCCCGCGCTCTCTTTTTTCCTGACAGCCGACGACTATGCCAGCCCCGAGTGCTGGACCTACAGCGAACTGGTGGGTGATATCACACGCGCTGCAAACCTGTTTTTGCGGCTGGGCGCGCAAAGGGACACGGTCATCGCCTACGTGTTGCCGAATCTGCCGGAAACGCACTTCGTGATCTGGGGAGGTGAAGCGGCCGGGATTGTCTGCGCGATTAATCCGTTGCTTGAAAGCGAAGCCATCGGCGAACTGCTCAAGGTTTCGGGCGCCAGCGTGCTCGTTACGCTCGCGCCGTTTCCTGGGGCTGGGACTGAGCTCTGGCAAAAAGTGCAATCGGTGTTGCATGACGTCCCCGCATTACGGGATCTGGTGCTTGTCAACCTGGCCGACCGCTTTCCGGGGGGAAAGGGATTCGCGGCCCGGATGCTGCAGCGTGGTGAGAGCGCCAGGCTGCACGGCGAGGGCGGTGTGCGAAGCGCGGTTCCAGCACAGATTCGAATCCATGACTTTACCACCGTCCACTCGAGTGAGTCCGGGGTAATGCTCAACGGCTCACGTCGGCTCAGCATCGATGATGTTTCGTCCTGCTTCTGCACGGGTGGCACCACAGGCCTACCGAAAATTGCGATGCGCCGGCATCACAACGAGGTGGCCAATGCGTGGAACGCGGGACGATTCCTCGGCGAAAGCATCGGTCCGGGAAAGACGATATTTTGCGGGCTGCCGCTTTTTCACGTCAACGCCGTGATGGTGACAGGACTGTTGGCGTTCTCGCGTGGTGCCCATGTCGTCCTCGGTACGCCGCAAGGCTATCGGGGCGAGGGCGTTGTAAAGCGTTTCTGGGAAATAGTCGAGCATTACTGCATCAATTTCTTCAGCGCTGTTCCGACGCTCTATGGTTCACTGCTCGACGTTCCAGTTGGGGAGAGCGATATCGGCTCGCTCGAGTATGGCCTGTGCGGCGCCGCGCCGATGCCAGTCGAACTGCTTCGCAATTTCGAGCGTCATACGGGGATTCGAATCCTCGAAGGCTACGGTCTCACCGAAGGCGCCTGCGTTAGCAGCGTTAATCCGCCGTTTGGTGAGCGCAGGGCAGGCTCGATTGGTCTGTGCCTCCCTGGTCAGGCAATGAAGGCCGTGGTGGTCGATGAAGCCGGGCGGTATGTACGGGATTGCGCGGTGGATGAAGTTGGCCAGTTGGTCATCTCCGGACCAAATGTGTTTGTAGGGTATTCCAGACCAGAGCAGGACAGCGGAATCTGGACAGACCTCGGCGACGGCGAACGTTGGCTCAATACTGGAGATCTGGGGCGCTGCGATGCCGAGGGATACTTCTGGCTCACTGGCAGGAAGAAGGAGCTGATCATCCGGGGCGGACACAATATCGACCCTGCGGCAATCGAGGAAGCGCTACATCGTCATCCGGCAGTCCAGATTGCCGCTGCAGTCGGGCGTCCTGACGTTCACGCGGGCGAGTTGCCTGTCGCCTATGTGCAGCTAAAGCCAGGCGTCACGGCAACCGAAGCGGACCTGGCCGACTTCCTGCGTGACAGGATCAGCGAACGCGCTGCGCTTCCGAAGGGAATACGGGTCGTCGATACGATGCCCCTGACGGCCGTCGGCAAGATATTCAAGCCCGCGCTTAAGCGGCGGGAAGTGGCTGACGCGCTACGGTGGGCACTCGCTGAGGCTGGCGTTAACAACGTAACCGTAAACATTGCTGAGGATACCTCACGAGGGATCGAAGTTCACGTCGATCTTCCCGATGCCGACTCCGAAGCAATGGCGCGCAGTACGCTAGGGCGCTTTCCATTCTGCTTCTCGTTGACTGTGCCGGAAAATCCAGTAGGCGAATAA
- a CDS encoding fumarylacetoacetate hydrolase family protein has product MALHVLHYLHDGRAQWGVVADGAITPIPGKFRSTGAFIEANPVERLMLLDGPSIPESEVQWLSPVTADQQFICQGANYRQHMIESGMDPDVKKFNMIFTKATSCIVSANSAVVKPGAVRFLDYEIELGLVLKRDITSRETITDENLHEYVAGAVIVNDYSARDIQIPQMQFYKGKSYRTFGPVGPYLCLLERHDMPQLKALVLTLTVNGTVRQNDTTAGLVYDPAETLTELSGVQDLRTGDLLATGTPSGCALSIPSPEKQRAAAQLPEAEKWRLFMKMQEDRSQYLQVGDVVEARIVSHDCTINLGVQHNVIVEEAA; this is encoded by the coding sequence ATGGCACTTCACGTCCTGCATTACCTTCATGATGGCCGCGCCCAGTGGGGCGTGGTCGCGGATGGCGCTATCACGCCGATTCCGGGCAAGTTCAGGTCGACCGGCGCGTTTATCGAGGCCAATCCGGTCGAGCGGCTCATGTTGCTCGACGGGCCGTCGATTCCTGAATCGGAAGTACAGTGGCTGTCGCCTGTGACCGCCGACCAGCAGTTCATCTGTCAGGGCGCGAACTATCGCCAGCATATGATCGAGTCTGGCATGGACCCCGACGTGAAGAAGTTCAACATGATCTTCACGAAGGCAACAAGCTGCATCGTTTCGGCCAACTCGGCCGTCGTGAAACCGGGGGCGGTGCGCTTCCTCGACTATGAGATCGAGCTGGGTCTCGTCCTCAAACGCGATATCACCTCCCGTGAAACGATCACCGACGAGAACCTGCATGAGTACGTTGCGGGCGCTGTGATCGTCAACGACTATTCCGCGCGCGATATCCAGATTCCGCAGATGCAGTTCTACAAGGGTAAAAGCTACCGGACCTTTGGTCCTGTCGGCCCCTACCTTTGCCTGCTGGAAAGGCATGACATGCCACAGTTGAAAGCGCTCGTGCTGACGCTGACAGTCAACGGAACCGTGCGCCAGAATGACACGACTGCTGGACTTGTCTATGACCCCGCAGAGACCCTGACGGAGCTCTCTGGTGTACAGGACTTGCGTACCGGTGACCTGCTCGCGACTGGCACGCCGTCCGGTTGTGCACTCAGCATTCCGTCACCTGAGAAGCAGCGCGCTGCAGCGCAGTTGCCTGAAGCGGAAAAATGGCGACTCTTCATGAAGATGCAGGAGGACCGGTCGCAGTACCTCCAGGTCGGCGACGTCGTCGAGGCACGAATCGTCAGCCACGACTGCACCATCAACCTGGGCGTGCAACATAACGTCATCGTCGAAGAGGCAGCATGA
- a CDS encoding VOC family protein, with product MKLTTAQPARHLHPTAKATALAYLIFDRPDLGLAERFLNDFGLQTVSSDESLLLLRGTGASHFCYVVRRASKARFVGFGLEVGSRADLDALAKLPGATPVEHSALVGGGYVVRLTDPSGFDIEAIWGQAPASALPHRLPLPFNSVDATVRVNGTQRPPESAPEVIRLGHVVLELADYQETCAWYTRHFGFIPSDVQVLPDGSPAVAFMRLDLGDKPADHHTLALAQGFVATYSHSACELIDADAVGMGQRVLRDKGWVHAWGIGRHILGSQIFDYWQDPWGDKHEHYCDGDLFTSDEPTGIHAVSREAMAQWGPTMPRSFTKPRFTPASIAALFRNLRRSPDLTLSKLRTLAKLFA from the coding sequence ATGAAACTGACTACTGCACAGCCGGCTCGCCACCTCCATCCGACGGCGAAGGCGACCGCGTTGGCCTATCTGATATTCGATCGGCCAGACCTCGGGCTAGCCGAACGTTTTCTCAATGACTTTGGGCTACAGACCGTATCGAGCGACGAGTCGCTCCTGCTTTTGCGTGGTACCGGGGCATCACACTTTTGTTACGTAGTGCGAAGGGCATCCAAAGCGCGGTTCGTCGGGTTCGGCCTGGAGGTTGGCAGCAGGGCGGATCTCGATGCGCTCGCGAAGCTGCCAGGCGCTACTCCGGTCGAACACTCTGCACTCGTGGGCGGGGGATACGTGGTGAGACTCACGGACCCATCGGGATTTGATATCGAAGCGATATGGGGCCAGGCGCCAGCGTCAGCCTTGCCGCATCGGCTGCCGTTGCCATTCAATTCCGTCGACGCCACCGTTCGCGTTAACGGCACACAGCGACCGCCGGAGAGCGCCCCGGAAGTCATCCGGCTAGGGCATGTCGTACTCGAACTCGCCGACTATCAGGAGACCTGTGCGTGGTATACGCGCCATTTCGGTTTTATCCCCAGCGACGTTCAGGTGCTTCCAGACGGCTCGCCGGCTGTCGCGTTCATGCGCCTGGATCTCGGCGACAAGCCGGCCGACCATCACACGCTTGCGCTCGCACAGGGCTTTGTCGCGACGTACAGTCACAGTGCCTGCGAGCTCATTGACGCGGACGCGGTCGGCATGGGGCAGCGGGTGCTGCGCGACAAGGGATGGGTCCACGCGTGGGGCATCGGCCGGCATATCCTCGGCAGCCAGATTTTCGACTACTGGCAGGATCCATGGGGCGACAAGCACGAACACTACTGCGACGGCGACCTGTTCACCTCCGACGAGCCCACCGGGATCCACGCCGTGAGCCGTGAGGCGATGGCCCAGTGGGGGCCAACCATGCCGCGCAGCTTCACGAAACCCAGGTTCACCCCCGCGAGCATCGCGGCGCTTTTCAGAAACCTGCGCCGCAGTCCCGACCTGACGCTCAGCAAACTGCGGACGCTGGCAAAGCTTTTCGCCTGA
- a CDS encoding TetR/AcrR family transcriptional regulator: protein MTNTTNRRAAKRSTVAAPVAPAPLVEEREPRGARRKRETRARLLDAALRLMAEKGMEGVAVNEITEAADVGFGSFYNHFESKEAIYATLVDNVFDEFANMLDRLSGGISDPAEVVAVSVRHTVLRARNDPVWGRFLIREGFSARAMSRGLGQRLLRDIGSGIAAKRFVVADPFIGFLAVGGTVLSAIAAELNFVVPGASAAGVLKELGFSGEHFPERTAAMLLQTLGLKRAEAEKIAARPLPIVDEAVDQSPDR from the coding sequence ATGACGAACACGACAAATCGCCGGGCAGCCAAGCGTTCCACGGTTGCAGCGCCCGTCGCGCCGGCTCCCCTTGTCGAAGAACGGGAGCCGCGCGGTGCACGCCGCAAGCGCGAGACGCGTGCCCGTCTGCTCGACGCTGCCCTGAGGCTGATGGCCGAAAAGGGCATGGAGGGCGTGGCGGTCAACGAGATCACGGAGGCCGCCGACGTGGGTTTCGGCTCGTTCTACAACCACTTCGAATCGAAGGAAGCGATCTATGCGACGCTCGTCGACAACGTGTTCGATGAGTTTGCGAACATGCTGGACCGTCTTTCAGGCGGCATTTCGGACCCCGCAGAAGTGGTCGCCGTCTCCGTGCGTCATACGGTTTTGCGGGCGCGCAATGATCCCGTTTGGGGGCGTTTTCTGATACGTGAGGGCTTTTCTGCCCGCGCGATGAGCCGGGGCCTGGGCCAGCGGCTACTACGCGACATCGGCAGCGGCATTGCGGCGAAGCGATTCGTCGTTGCTGATCCATTTATCGGATTTCTTGCCGTGGGCGGCACCGTTCTCTCTGCCATCGCCGCCGAGCTGAATTTTGTTGTTCCGGGCGCCAGCGCCGCGGGCGTGCTGAAGGAACTCGGGTTCAGCGGTGAGCACTTTCCGGAGCGTACGGCCGCGATGTTGCTGCAAACGCTCGGGCTAAAACGCGCGGAGGCGGAAAAGATTGCCGCGCGCCCACTGCCCATCGTGGATGAAGCTGTCGACCAAAGCCCAGATCGCTAA
- a CDS encoding YdeI/OmpD-associated family protein, which yields MTELRLTFLDQNEWEGWLTQNGGTSAGIWLRLAKRGARQSTLTYEQALESALCHGWIDGQKRTESEEYWLQRFTRRSAKSIWSKLNKDRAEALIAAGRMLPSGMREIEKAKEDGRWEAAYTSASNSAVPDDLQAALDANPKASAFFATLNGRNRYAILFRIQNAKKPATRARKIEQFICMLNRGETIHS from the coding sequence ATGACTGAGCTTCGTCTGACATTCCTTGACCAGAATGAATGGGAAGGCTGGTTGACGCAAAATGGCGGTACCTCGGCCGGGATATGGTTGCGCCTTGCCAAAAGGGGCGCCAGGCAGTCAACCTTGACTTACGAGCAGGCGCTGGAAAGTGCCCTTTGTCATGGCTGGATCGACGGTCAAAAACGGACTGAAAGTGAAGAATACTGGTTGCAACGCTTCACTCGACGCTCCGCAAAAAGCATCTGGTCCAAGCTCAACAAAGACCGGGCCGAAGCGTTGATCGCCGCAGGCAGAATGCTTCCATCGGGCATGCGAGAAATCGAGAAAGCCAAAGAGGATGGCCGCTGGGAGGCTGCCTATACGTCCGCCAGCAACTCGGCCGTGCCGGACGACCTGCAGGCCGCACTGGATGCCAATCCCAAGGCCAGCGCTTTCTTTGCGACACTGAACGGCCGAAACCGCTACGCCATTCTGTTTCGGATACAGAATGCTAAAAAGCCCGCAACACGAGCGCGCAAGATCGAGCAATTCATCTGCATGCTGAATCGCGGCGAGACCATTCATTCCTAG